One stretch of Armigeres subalbatus isolate Guangzhou_Male chromosome 2, GZ_Asu_2, whole genome shotgun sequence DNA includes these proteins:
- the LOC134214696 gene encoding serine protease SP24D-like, with amino-acid sequence MRILVVCLVALTIATARSSVIRPSSEKIVGGQFAERHQFPYQIALFFQGRFRCGGSIIDRKWVLTAAHCVLDGTTSLPAADMTVYAGSASLEEGGQMFKVLKAFPHEKYEDSKNDIALLLLNDEFIFDDTVQKIDMFSGELQHGDEVVISGYGRTGTELPASNQLKFNTMLVQDDEVCEFLMASTGPGLICLNNEANNGACMGDSGGPAAFEGQLVGVANFVLNECGTVYPDGYAKVAFYRDWIDTVMKQ; translated from the exons ATGCGAATTTTGGTCGTCTGTTTAGTGGCACTGACCATCGCCACAGCGCGGTCATCGGTGATCAGGCCTTCATCCGAGAAAATCGTCGGAGGTCAATTCGCCGAACGTCATCAGTTTCCCTATCAGATTGCGTTGTTCTTTCAAGGCCGTTTCCGATGCGGAGGATCCATCATAGATCGCAAGTGGGTCTTGACGGCCGCCCATTGCGTCTTGGATGGAACGACTTC GCTTCCAGCAGCCGATATGACTGTGTACGCAGGATCTGCTAGCCTCGAAGAAGGAGGTCAGATGTTCAAAGTGTTGAAGGCCTTTCCACACGAAAAGTATGAAGACAGCAAAAACGACATAGCTTTGCTCTTGCTGAATGACGAATTCATATTTGATGACACCGTGCAAAAGATCGACATGTTCAGTGGAGAGCTACAGCACGGGGACGAGGTTGTTATCTCCGGTTACGGACGCACAGGAACGGAACTTCCCGCTTCTAATCAGTTGAAATTCAACACAATGCTCGTACAGGATGACGAAGTGTGTGAATTCCTGATGGCCAGCACGGGACCTGGATTGATTTGTTTGAACAACGAGGCCAATAACGGTGCCTGCATGGGCGACTCAGGCGGTCCGGCGGCGTTTGAAGGCCAACTGGTTGGAGTGGCCAACTTTGTGCTGAACGAATGCGGAACCGTCTACCCGGACGGATACGCCAAGGTTGCCTTCTACCGAGACTGGATCGATACCGTAATGAAGCAGTAA